Proteins encoded in a region of the candidate division WOR-3 bacterium genome:
- the fusA gene encoding elongation factor G: MWQYDIKKIRNLGFFGHGSCGKTSICDVIMYLLKQNTRIGKVDNGTSLFDYDEEEIDRKISINLALGYGLYNDYFFNIIDTPGYLDFIGEVYAGVRAVDTGIIVIDSGSGVEVGTEMAYKILSENKKPIIFFINKLKKEHTDFYKTLEELKKNFSSRIFTLFLPIGKELNFSGVYDLLENKGYIYENGEVKVLNSLPAEIEKIKDEHYEKIIEACADVDEEIMNDYLEGKEINKERLKNAIKKGILNCELSPVLLGDALNNIGINLILDFAINYLPSPIDNPQVKVIDINSNEEKEFEINEKDPLAFVFKTLSDPHIGDLNIVRVYSGTIETGMNLLNTFTLREEKINQIYYLKGKERQETNKLRMGEIGALVKLKETKTNHTLTSPNNPIKIPPIEFPPPSISVAVVPKTKGDEERISNGLHRLSDEDPTFTFHYDYELKQQLINGLGELHLDVIISRLKRRFNVNIDLEKPKVPYRETIRKPASAMGKYVKQSGGRGQYGICYIKIEPLERGKGYEFVNQIFGGAIPASYIPAVETGIKKAMESGVLAGYKVVDVKVTLYDGKYHPVDSSNLAFEIAGSLAFKEAQKQGDPYLLEPIYNVEVVCPEPTMGEVIGDLNARRGRILGIEAEGKMQKIKALVPYAELYKYSSTLRSITQGRGYFTMKFSHYEEVPKELALKIIEEAKKEKENKKE; the protein is encoded by the coding sequence ATGTGGCAGTATGATATAAAGAAAATTAGAAATCTTGGTTTTTTTGGTCACGGAAGTTGCGGCAAGACTTCTATTTGTGATGTAATTATGTATTTATTAAAACAGAATACCCGAATTGGAAAAGTCGATAATGGAACTTCGCTTTTTGATTACGACGAAGAAGAAATTGATAGAAAGATTAGTATTAATTTGGCATTAGGTTATGGTTTATATAACGATTATTTTTTCAACATCATTGATACTCCTGGTTATTTAGATTTTATTGGCGAAGTTTACGCTGGTGTTCGCGCAGTTGACACCGGTATTATTGTAATTGATAGCGGTTCGGGAGTAGAAGTAGGAACCGAAATGGCTTATAAAATCCTTTCAGAAAATAAAAAACCGATAATTTTCTTTATTAATAAATTAAAAAAAGAACATACTGATTTTTATAAAACTTTAGAGGAACTAAAAAAGAATTTCTCTTCTAGAATCTTTACTTTATTTTTACCTATTGGTAAAGAATTAAATTTTTCTGGCGTATATGATTTATTAGAAAATAAAGGATATATATATGAAAATGGCGAGGTAAAAGTTTTAAATAGTCTTCCAGCAGAAATAGAGAAAATAAAAGATGAACATTACGAAAAAATTATTGAAGCCTGTGCCGATGTGGATGAAGAAATAATGAACGATTATTTAGAAGGAAAAGAAATAAATAAAGAAAGATTAAAAAATGCTATCAAAAAAGGAATTTTAAACTGCGAACTCTCACCAGTGTTGTTAGGCGATGCTTTAAATAATATTGGTATCAATTTAATTTTAGATTTTGCTATCAATTATTTACCTTCGCCCATTGATAACCCTCAAGTCAAAGTAATTGATATAAATAGCAATGAAGAAAAGGAGTTTGAAATAAATGAAAAAGATCCTTTAGCTTTTGTTTTTAAAACCTTATCTGATCCGCACATTGGTGATTTAAATATTGTTCGAGTTTACTCCGGTACTATTGAAACAGGAATGAACCTTTTAAATACTTTTACTTTAAGAGAAGAAAAAATTAACCAAATTTATTATCTCAAGGGAAAAGAACGGCAAGAAACAAATAAATTACGGATGGGTGAAATTGGTGCTTTAGTAAAATTGAAAGAAACAAAAACAAATCACACTTTAACTTCGCCTAATAATCCGATAAAAATACCTCCAATTGAATTTCCACCCCCATCTATTTCTGTTGCGGTAGTACCTAAAACAAAAGGTGATGAAGAAAGAATTTCCAATGGTCTCCATCGGCTATCTGACGAAGATCCAACTTTTACTTTCCATTACGATTATGAACTAAAACAACAATTGATAAATGGTTTAGGAGAATTACATTTAGATGTAATTATTAGTCGACTGAAAAGAAGATTCAATGTAAACATTGATTTAGAAAAACCAAAGGTTCCCTATCGAGAAACCATAAGAAAACCAGCAAGTGCGATGGGAAAATATGTGAAACAATCTGGTGGCCGAGGTCAATACGGAATTTGTTATATTAAAATTGAACCCTTAGAAAGAGGAAAGGGTTATGAATTTGTTAATCAGATTTTTGGTGGCGCAATTCCGGCTTCTTATATTCCTGCGGTAGAAACTGGTATTAAAAAAGCAATGGAGAGCGGTGTTCTTGCCGGTTATAAAGTAGTGGATGTAAAAGTTACTTTGTATGATGGTAAATACCATCCGGTAGATTCCTCTAATTTAGCATTTGAGATTGCTGGTTCTCTTGCTTTTAAGGAAGCTCAAAAACAAGGGGATCCCTATCTATTAGAACCAATCTATAATGTTGAGGTAGTCTGTCCAGAACCAACAATGGGCGAAGTGATCGGTGACCTTAATGCCCGAAGAGGAAGAATATTGGGAATTGAAGCTGAAGGAAAAATGCAAAAAATAAAGGCATTGGTTCCTTATGCAGAACTTTATAAGTATTCTTCCACTCTTCGTTCAATAACCCAAGGAAGAGGTTATTTTACAATGAAATTTTCTCATTATGAAGAAGTTCCTAAAGAACTGGCTTTGAAAATTATTGAAGAAGCAAAAAAAGAAAAAGAGAACAAAAAAGAATAA
- a CDS encoding sialidase family protein: MKKLFLFLILIYFSFSFSQERTDTVMSTYYDWQMASHMRQRIYYDPGYGVHVIATVSYQRVPSDRNVYYNFFDERLNMWVYGQQGVPVFPFWAGYGVLDINPNTHDAYCVAHFRVGLNLCLAIGSITSPLEPCTIKVENYDLLWPVLGITNNGWFHIIASKGSSGSQYYDVCYIRMREWRYPEEPILIAPRQGEPIACLGETYGLFTSKRSNKVIVFWTELGNSGTDSGAYRISFNGGDTWSEVIPFPFPEIFTPGSETLPEVSFVYGFFDREDNPNFVICYTPNINGQKYKLPVEIWHFKPGRNPELVRICRRSADTLAGSIGIGAIFAGRPTIGQEPQTGILYVSWEEFDSLNYEPLTGKLRADVLVSYSLDNGLTWSIPERITRPDQTSKRYPCLAPIVDEQNNLWITYLTDLIAGFYVQGEDPGSLNPVIVKKLRILPQAINEGKFSYHKSKRFYSKTAIYDVNGKNINERNLNSKGVYFLVDTKDKKVKKKIIIFK; encoded by the coding sequence ATGAAAAAGTTATTTTTATTTTTGATTTTAATTTATTTTAGTTTTTCTTTTTCCCAGGAAAGAACAGACACTGTGATGAGTACTTATTATGATTGGCAAATGGCTTCTCATATGAGGCAGAGAATTTATTATGACCCTGGTTACGGTGTTCATGTGATTGCTACGGTTTCTTATCAACGGGTTCCTTCTGATAGAAATGTTTATTATAATTTCTTTGATGAAAGATTAAATATGTGGGTGTATGGGCAACAAGGCGTTCCAGTATTTCCTTTTTGGGCAGGTTACGGAGTATTAGATATAAATCCAAATACACATGATGCTTATTGTGTAGCCCATTTTAGGGTAGGGCTAAATCTTTGTTTAGCAATTGGCAGTATTACTTCTCCATTAGAGCCTTGTACCATCAAAGTTGAAAATTATGACCTTTTGTGGCCGGTTTTAGGTATAACGAACAATGGGTGGTTTCATATAATTGCTTCTAAAGGCTCTTCAGGTTCTCAATATTACGATGTTTGTTATATTAGAATGCGGGAATGGAGATATCCAGAAGAACCTATATTGATTGCTCCAAGACAAGGTGAACCAATTGCTTGTTTAGGAGAAACTTATGGACTTTTTACTTCAAAAAGAAGTAATAAAGTAATTGTCTTTTGGACAGAATTAGGAAACTCAGGAACTGATAGCGGTGCCTATCGGATTTCTTTTAATGGCGGAGATACTTGGAGTGAAGTTATTCCTTTCCCTTTTCCTGAAATTTTTACGCCCGGAAGCGAAACTTTACCGGAGGTTTCTTTTGTTTACGGATTTTTTGACCGAGAAGATAATCCCAATTTCGTAATTTGTTATACACCAAATATAAATGGTCAAAAATATAAATTGCCGGTAGAAATTTGGCATTTTAAACCAGGAAGAAATCCAGAATTGGTAAGAATCTGTCGGAGAAGTGCCGATACCCTTGCTGGTTCAATTGGTATTGGTGCAATTTTTGCTGGTCGACCAACAATTGGTCAGGAACCACAAACAGGGATATTATATGTTTCTTGGGAAGAGTTTGATTCATTAAATTATGAACCACTAACCGGTAAATTAAGAGCAGATGTTTTGGTTTCTTATTCCTTGGATAATGGTTTAACCTGGTCAATACCAGAAAGAATTACCCGACCCGACCAAACATCTAAGAGATATCCTTGTTTAGCACCCATCGTTGATGAGCAAAATAATTTATGGATAACCTATTTGACTGATTTAATTGCTGGATTTTATGTTCAAGGTGAAGATCCAGGAAGCCTTAATCCAGTTATTGTGAAAAAATTAAGAATATTGCCCCAGGCGATTAATGAAGGTAAGTTTTCATACCATAAAAGCAAAAGATTTTATAGTAAAACAGCAATTTATGATGTAAATGGTAAAAATATTAATGAAAGAAATTTAAATTCTAAGGGAGTGTACTTTTTGGTAGATACTAAAGATAAAAAAGTAAAAAAGAAAATAATTATTTTTAAATGA
- a CDS encoding transglutaminase domain-containing protein: protein MILISLFLFNSWVLIDSVKVKIFLPANNFFYFKFPYPIESLEIYLPYDSLTPLAKEAIKRAPSFLKTDLFNNFLSLSYEKQNEYANIILNTSHPYLDEVCFLIAHIPPEILNSENFYPLLISENAHFLYANDTAISYADIIDYGNPQTDTNYYSTIRYRIFDGQDTLILELPYEIYYWYIVHPKISREICTYVDVTTGNPLPPPNGRFWREYLFYYNDPNYPKLKDYLSGIRTLWNCLRNDTFNNGAIGAINNWLRRVMEFRTPQRRTYQPCQIYNQHHGTCTEWSIITTAAARAALIPCVRISAYGNNHHWNEFYERSWHQWEPVNKMINDSVRYDPNWWNLGCAFNWRGDGYIFSATKKYTPHCSLKVKIYSRDSIPVDGAMVYILGGTQPVNWYTCFQTTNKNGETYFILGDTNSYDCQIISPIGEIPYTRIINFAQAGSYYEREFYLNGDMSKVLVKDTFISLIERYKLEIDFQVNNEIITNHNPDDNSKYNYKTSFGETDFFITDYQNFQRFLTNDTFYSYLTKKKIYSLDTSFIFPNLEEYYIIFSNKQKVNNPIEMIINLRLYKKEVGITEKEFNIFSLPTFLKAKDLLKTLGKDNLLFYNIYGKQEKELKKKRIYFITFKNNGRIFKKKLILF, encoded by the coding sequence ATGATATTAATATCTCTTTTTCTCTTTAATTCTTGGGTGTTGATTGATTCAGTTAAAGTTAAAATTTTCCTACCCGCAAATAATTTTTTCTATTTCAAATTTCCTTATCCAATTGAAAGTTTAGAAATTTATCTACCTTATGATTCTTTAACTCCCTTGGCAAAGGAAGCGATAAAAAGGGCGCCTTCCTTTTTAAAGACCGATTTATTTAATAACTTCTTATCTCTTTCTTATGAGAAACAGAATGAATATGCTAATATTATTTTAAATACTTCCCATCCCTATTTAGATGAAGTATGTTTTTTAATTGCTCATATTCCACCGGAAATTCTTAATAGTGAGAATTTTTATCCATTATTAATTAGTGAGAATGCCCATTTTTTATATGCCAATGATACTGCGATTTCTTATGCCGATATTATTGATTATGGTAATCCCCAAACCGATACTAATTATTACTCAACTATCCGTTATCGGATTTTTGATGGGCAGGATACTTTAATTTTAGAACTTCCTTATGAAATCTATTATTGGTATATTGTGCATCCGAAAATTTCCAGGGAGATTTGTACTTATGTGGATGTGACGACAGGTAATCCTTTACCACCACCGAATGGAAGGTTTTGGCGAGAATATCTTTTTTATTATAACGACCCTAATTATCCCAAATTGAAAGATTATTTAAGTGGTATTAGAACATTATGGAACTGTTTAAGGAATGATACTTTTAATAATGGTGCCATCGGTGCCATCAATAATTGGTTGAGAAGAGTTATGGAATTCAGAACACCCCAAAGAAGAACCTATCAGCCTTGTCAAATATATAATCAACATCACGGCACCTGTACTGAATGGAGCATAATAACAACTGCTGCGGCACGGGCAGCTTTAATTCCTTGTGTAAGGATCAGTGCTTACGGAAATAATCACCATTGGAATGAGTTTTATGAAAGAAGTTGGCATCAATGGGAACCGGTAAATAAAATGATAAATGATAGTGTAAGATATGACCCAAATTGGTGGAATTTAGGTTGTGCCTTCAATTGGCGAGGCGACGGATATATCTTCTCTGCTACTAAGAAATATACTCCTCATTGTAGTTTAAAAGTAAAAATATATTCGAGAGATTCTATACCAGTGGATGGTGCGATGGTTTATATTTTAGGCGGTACCCAGCCGGTAAACTGGTATACCTGTTTTCAAACAACTAATAAAAATGGTGAAACTTATTTTATCTTAGGAGATACCAATTCTTATGATTGCCAAATTATTTCTCCAATTGGCGAAATTCCCTACACAAGAATTATTAATTTTGCTCAAGCGGGTAGTTATTATGAAAGGGAATTCTATTTAAATGGAGATATGTCAAAAGTTTTGGTAAAAGATACTTTTATTTCTCTTATTGAAAGATATAAATTAGAAATTGACTTTCAAGTAAATAACGAAATAATTACTAATCATAATCCCGATGATAATAGCAAATATAATTATAAAACTTCTTTTGGTGAAACCGATTTCTTTATTACCGATTATCAGAACTTTCAAAGATTTTTAACAAATGACACTTTTTATTCCTATCTCACAAAAAAGAAGATTTATTCATTGGATACTTCTTTTATCTTTCCTAATTTAGAAGAATACTATATTATTTTTTCTAATAAACAAAAGGTCAATAATCCGATAGAAATGATAATAAATCTTCGGTTATATAAAAAAGAGGTTGGTATTACTGAAAAAGAATTTAACATTTTCTCTCTACCAACATTTTTAAAAGCAAAAGACCTATTAAAGACCCTTGGAAAAGATAACCTTTTATTCTATAATATCTACGGAAAACAAGAAAAGGAGTTGAAAAAGAAGAGAATCTATTTTATTACCTTTAAAAATAATGGTCGAATATTTAAGAAAAAATTAATCCTATTTTAA
- a CDS encoding M14 family zinc carboxypeptidase: MKKIFIVLFFFFVLNAKEYYHLVKVKNVEKDKILLFDKKGFVINGFQDGNLIIEVPIGRENEIKKMGYDYEILIYNVTKYYEDNFADARYHTYQEFLDTLHILAINFSHICRLETIGFSVQNRPIVVMRITDNPDIEEYEPEILIEGNTHGDEKIGSEAAFGILRYLVLNYGVDPLVTQIVNSRE; encoded by the coding sequence ATGAAAAAAATATTTATTGTTTTATTTTTCTTTTTTGTTTTAAATGCCAAGGAGTATTATCATTTGGTAAAAGTAAAGAATGTTGAGAAAGATAAGATTCTTCTTTTTGATAAGAAAGGTTTTGTTATTAATGGCTTTCAAGATGGTAATTTAATAATTGAGGTGCCAATCGGAAGAGAGAATGAGATAAAAAAGATGGGTTATGATTATGAGATATTGATTTATAATGTGACAAAATATTATGAGGATAATTTTGCTGATGCCCGTTATCATACTTATCAGGAATTTTTAGATACCTTACATATATTGGCAATAAATTTTTCTCACATATGTAGATTAGAGACGATTGGGTTTTCAGTTCAAAATAGACCGATTGTTGTGATGAGGATAACTGATAATCCGGATATTGAAGAATATGAGCCGGAAATATTGATTGAAGGAAATACCCATGGTGATGAGAAAATTGGTTCGGAAGCAGCCTTTGGTATTTTGAGATATTTGGTATTAAATTATGGTGTTGACCCATTAGTTACTCAGATTGTAAATAGCAGGGAG
- a CDS encoding T9SS type A sorting domain-containing protein, giving the protein SNGIWFLYDSLNHRIIIEWDSVHYYNPREVWDKFQVIIYDSTVTGPNGYNKILFQYKTRNGFTSSTIGIEDHTNTIGINYPQEGIIRERAIRFTNVWPQVVCICQDFKNQKEKVSYPTIIASQVKLNLEKEKEISIYNLTGSKVKSLKPKRKEIILDMKELPKGIYIINLKENKKNLKVIKIR; this is encoded by the coding sequence AAGTAATGGGATTTGGTTTTTGTATGATAGTTTAAATCACCGGATAATAATTGAGTGGGATAGTGTTCATTATTACAATCCGAGAGAAGTTTGGGATAAATTCCAAGTAATTATTTATGATTCAACCGTTACCGGTCCCAATGGTTATAATAAAATTCTCTTCCAATACAAAACAAGAAATGGTTTTACTTCTTCGACAATTGGAATCGAAGATCACACAAATACGATTGGAATTAACTATCCACAGGAGGGAATAATAAGGGAAAGGGCGATAAGATTTACCAATGTTTGGCCCCAAGTTGTTTGTATTTGTCAAGATTTTAAAAATCAGAAAGAAAAAGTTTCTTACCCAACAATCATTGCTTCCCAAGTTAAACTTAATTTAGAAAAGGAAAAAGAGATTTCAATTTATAACTTAACTGGTTCAAAAGTAAAAAGTCTAAAACCAAAAAGGAAAGAGATTATTTTAGATATGAAAGAACTTCCCAAAGGTATTTATATAATTAACTTGAAAGAAAATAAAAAGAATTTAAAAGTTATTAAAATTAGATAA
- a CDS encoding M1 family aminopeptidase — MFFIFFSFLFNQFFDGKFLRADILKPADTSYYYDVRKYGFNIFLPMDNGYFSCKEVISLKSNILTDTLSFHFVNLVCDSVRLENRRQNFRQENGYLKIQLDRNLIPNESIDLEVYYHRESNTQNLGFYFYRRSGNTLHNIAYTCTEPYDSRYWFCCFDEPWEKAERGVLFEITCPDSYFVCCNGILDSIKENQGFKTYFWSHSYPISTYLIHFACSKYATFSHWYHNSPNDSFEIKYFIWPEDSLRAVNSFNNVPLMIQFFSDTNMYGRFPFEKYGMDAVYPFMWGGMEHQTMTTIHRQWVTQGSEGGIAHELSHQWWGDMVTCFSFADIWLNEGFATYSDALYLGFRNGRDYFKNLMNQRAQYYFTEDQSYRRPLYNPPLENLFDYGHTYCKASWILHMLRYLMEDTSFTERGIFFKGLRAYRDSFAYRNANTEDLKRVLSQVSGINLERFFDQWIYQAGYPKYIIYYSFQGNQVNLTVSQNNGTNAPETFIMPISFKFNSANGETVITVINDTNPQNYTFNLSSSPISLVFDPENWLLKQVQVVFLKEEEHKKLKEANTFNFFVRKENLLEKDYEIYQKDGRKIKVNNLKKGLYFLKIKNTYKKIFILN; from the coding sequence ATGTTTTTTATCTTCTTTTCTTTTCTTTTTAATCAATTCTTTGATGGTAAATTCTTAAGGGCAGATATTTTAAAACCTGCAGATACTTCTTATTATTATGATGTTAGAAAATATGGTTTTAATATCTTTTTGCCAATGGATAACGGTTATTTTTCCTGTAAAGAAGTTATTAGTTTAAAATCAAATATCTTAACAGATACTTTAAGTTTCCATTTTGTTAATCTTGTTTGTGATTCAGTAAGGTTGGAAAATAGAAGGCAAAATTTTAGACAAGAAAATGGTTATTTAAAAATTCAACTTGATAGAAATTTGATACCAAACGAATCAATTGATTTGGAGGTATATTATCACCGAGAAAGTAATACCCAAAATTTAGGATTTTATTTTTATCGAAGAAGTGGCAACACTTTGCATAATATTGCCTATACTTGTACCGAACCTTATGATTCCAGATATTGGTTTTGTTGTTTTGATGAACCTTGGGAAAAAGCAGAAAGGGGTGTTTTGTTTGAAATAACCTGTCCAGATAGTTATTTTGTTTGTTGTAATGGAATCTTAGATAGTATAAAAGAGAATCAAGGTTTTAAAACCTATTTCTGGTCTCATTCCTATCCGATTTCAACTTATTTAATCCATTTTGCCTGTTCAAAATACGCTACTTTTTCTCATTGGTATCATAATTCACCAAACGATTCTTTTGAGATAAAGTATTTTATTTGGCCAGAAGATTCTTTAAGAGCAGTTAATTCTTTTAATAATGTTCCTTTGATGATACAGTTCTTTTCTGATACCAATATGTATGGCAGATTTCCTTTTGAAAAATATGGTATGGATGCGGTGTATCCATTTATGTGGGGTGGAATGGAGCACCAGACAATGACGACAATTCATCGCCAATGGGTTACTCAAGGAAGTGAAGGCGGTATTGCCCACGAACTTTCTCATCAATGGTGGGGAGATATGGTTACCTGCTTTTCTTTTGCTGATATCTGGCTTAATGAAGGTTTTGCTACTTATTCGGATGCCTTATATTTAGGATTTAGAAATGGTAGAGATTATTTTAAAAACCTGATGAACCAAAGAGCCCAATACTATTTTACTGAAGACCAATCTTATCGCCGACCATTATATAATCCACCATTAGAAAATCTATTTGATTATGGTCATACTTATTGTAAGGCAAGTTGGATTTTACATATGTTAAGATATTTAATGGAAGATACCAGTTTTACAGAAAGAGGAATATTTTTTAAAGGTTTAAGGGCTTATCGGGATAGTTTTGCCTATAGAAATGCTAATACAGAAGATCTAAAAAGAGTATTGTCGCAAGTTAGTGGAATTAATTTGGAGCGATTTTTTGACCAATGGATATATCAAGCAGGTTATCCTAAATATATTATCTATTATTCTTTTCAAGGAAATCAAGTAAATTTGACAGTTAGCCAAAATAATGGTACCAATGCACCAGAGACTTTTATTATGCCAATCAGTTTTAAGTTCAATTCAGCAAATGGTGAAACAGTTATTACTGTAATAAACGATACCAATCCTCAAAATTATACTTTTAATCTTTCTTCTTCGCCAATCTCCTTGGTTTTTGACCCAGAAAATTGGCTTTTAAAGCAAGTTCAGGTTGTCTTTTTAAAGGAAGAGGAGCATAAAAAATTAAAAGAAGCAAATACTTTTAATTTCTTTGTTAGAAAAGAGAATCTATTGGAAAAAGATTATGAAATCTATCAAAAAGATGGTAGAAAAATTAAAGTAAATAATTTGAAAAAAGGTCTTTATTTCTTAAAAATTAAAAATACCTATAAGAAAATATTTATTTTAAACTAA
- a CDS encoding M23 family metallopeptidase, whose translation MLILFHLFNFFTFEGKEKIKAVNFYEKEKLIKRIEGDFYGYKTDKNNNLYLIEKDYIYVFDNKGRKLKKIKDKGWVEIAKTGKYLLVYDDKEIRVYKNFLFSFRINLKEKALRKIIFSQDERYLGLLNKNSFSLFDLENKNLLWERSFSLPLIFAKFLNSFISIVSENREELLFETYLFDFNGNLLKKFLNYYEEEDEIILDIEIRDSKIYGKTYNNSYLLNYFNKKERKNLYKNFISDTIPWPLPPTDSLQPLGNNWGEYQNYGGSPYFHPGIDILTPSRQGVPVYAVKDGWVKAWLTIQATYHWRLAIADSSLEYPDSCEGFLYAHIDSSRYHKQIGDYVQKGELIGYLVPWPVEGFDHIHFAKIKDEGYTWPRADWAFVFNPLILLRPNLDTIPPTFEYARQNQYFAFCVNNTSTYLNPDSLYGDVDIIAKIYDKFSVSTGNNIWDKLIPLKIEYEIIGEYETVYKTLSFSFSSRLPNDQLVSVVYKQDNTCRTRGDYSYRDYYFIITNTDGDSIIESSDANYSWQTRNFSNGRYLVKVYAYDASNNCSVCSMYVRVRNPVGISEERKRRPCSQKGEVYYLPNGQKIDKIKKGIYFVKRKNNFSKLIKIK comes from the coding sequence TTGCTAATTTTATTTCATCTCTTTAATTTCTTCACCTTTGAAGGTAAAGAAAAGATAAAAGCAGTTAATTTTTATGAAAAAGAGAAATTAATAAAAAGGATTGAAGGCGATTTTTATGGCTATAAAACTGACAAGAATAATAATTTATACTTAATAGAAAAAGATTATATTTATGTTTTTGACAATAAGGGAAGAAAGTTAAAGAAAATAAAAGATAAAGGTTGGGTAGAAATTGCTAAGACAGGTAAATATCTTTTGGTTTATGATGATAAAGAGATAAGGGTTTATAAAAATTTTCTCTTTTCTTTTAGAATTAACCTAAAAGAAAAGGCGTTAAGAAAGATTATTTTTTCTCAGGATGAAAGGTATCTGGGACTTTTAAATAAAAACTCTTTTTCATTATTTGATTTAGAGAATAAAAATCTTTTATGGGAAAGAAGTTTTTCTTTACCTTTAATTTTTGCTAAATTTCTTAATAGTTTCATAAGTATAGTAAGTGAAAATAGGGAAGAACTTTTGTTTGAGACTTATCTTTTTGATTTTAATGGAAATTTATTAAAGAAATTTTTAAATTATTATGAGGAAGAAGATGAGATAATTTTAGATATAGAAATAAGAGATAGTAAGATTTATGGTAAGACTTATAATAATAGTTATCTTTTGAACTACTTTAATAAAAAAGAAAGAAAAAATCTCTACAAAAATTTTATATCTGATACCATTCCTTGGCCTTTGCCACCAACCGATTCTTTACAACCTTTAGGAAATAATTGGGGAGAATATCAGAATTATGGTGGTTCGCCATATTTTCATCCTGGTATTGACATATTAACACCAAGTAGGCAAGGAGTTCCGGTTTATGCGGTAAAAGATGGTTGGGTGAAAGCCTGGCTGACAATTCAAGCAACTTATCACTGGCGGTTGGCGATTGCTGATTCTTCATTAGAATATCCGGATTCTTGCGAAGGTTTTTTGTATGCCCATATTGATTCTTCAAGATACCATAAACAGATAGGTGATTATGTCCAGAAAGGCGAACTTATTGGCTATTTAGTTCCCTGGCCGGTAGAAGGGTTTGACCATATCCATTTTGCGAAAATAAAAGATGAGGGTTATACGTGGCCCAGGGCAGATTGGGCATTTGTTTTTAATCCTTTGATTTTATTAAGACCAAATTTAGATACGATTCCACCAACTTTCGAATATGCCCGGCAGAATCAATATTTTGCCTTTTGTGTGAATAATACTTCTACCTATTTAAATCCGGATAGTTTATACGGCGATGTTGATATAATTGCCAAAATTTATGATAAATTTAGCGTTTCAACGGGTAATAATATCTGGGATAAACTTATTCCCTTAAAGATTGAATACGAAATTATTGGTGAATATGAGACAGTATATAAAACTTTATCTTTCTCTTTTTCTTCCCGTTTACCTAATGACCAGTTAGTAAGCGTAGTTTATAAACAAGATAATACTTGCCGAACAAGAGGTGATTATAGTTATCGGGATTATTATTTTATTATTACTAATACTGATGGCGATAGTATTATAGAAAGTAGTGATGCGAATTACTCTTGGCAGACAAGGAATTTTTCTAATGGTAGATATTTAGTAAAAGTTTATGCTTATGATGCTTCTAATAATTGCTCAGTTTGTAGTATGTATGTGAGAGTAAGGAATCCGGTAGGAATAAGTGAGGAAAGAAAAAGAAGACCTTGTTCTCAAAAAGGAGAGGTTTATTATTTACCGAACGGTCAAAAAATTGATAAGATAAAAAAAGGAATTTATTTTGTAAAAAGAAAAAATAATTTTTCTAAATTAATAAAGATAAAATAA